Proteins from a single region of Haloplanus sp. GDY1:
- a CDS encoding LEA type 2 family protein, with protein MPSTKQVAGIGVVVVILLAGVAFVVFSQPTVSGIDNRFGDVNETTTVVESNLTVQNPNPVGASLGGLTVDYAIDMNGIRMATGVKNGVSIPKGQSTVPMTTRLANERIPTWWVSHIRNGERTTLAVNADVHSSLLGTSFGAPKVSRTIETDIISAFNSTEDRPVGSSPTGGPILVIRETSAQWGNVSASSTDIDMRFVVHNPNSYAVPVSELSYRARMNGVEMGNGTTEGQGVIPPGGTRTIEATTTLNNQHIDEWWVSHLENEQVTQLRIDFSARVELPTGTVEVPLDPLTYTRTIETDIFDNKPDDDSGGNGTATPDGTATPDGTATPTPTPSDDDDGLLGGDGTATPTPSDGGTATPTPGDDGTTTPTPGDDGTTTPTPGDDGPLDGGEDTATPTPTDDATPTPTPTDDDGGLLSVEEPGAVAGTR; from the coding sequence GTGCCATCGACCAAGCAGGTCGCCGGGATCGGTGTCGTGGTCGTGATCCTGCTCGCGGGGGTTGCCTTCGTCGTCTTCAGCCAGCCCACCGTCTCGGGAATCGACAACCGGTTCGGCGACGTCAACGAGACGACCACCGTCGTCGAGAGCAACCTGACCGTGCAAAACCCCAACCCCGTCGGTGCCAGTCTCGGAGGCCTCACCGTCGACTACGCCATCGACATGAACGGCATCCGGATGGCGACCGGCGTCAAGAACGGCGTCTCCATCCCCAAGGGTCAGTCGACGGTGCCGATGACCACGCGGCTCGCGAACGAACGCATCCCCACGTGGTGGGTGAGCCACATCCGCAACGGCGAGCGGACGACCCTCGCGGTCAACGCCGACGTCCACTCGTCGCTCCTCGGCACCTCCTTCGGGGCGCCGAAGGTGTCCCGGACCATCGAGACCGACATCATCTCGGCGTTCAACTCCACCGAGGACCGCCCCGTCGGGTCGTCGCCGACGGGGGGACCGATCCTCGTCATCCGCGAGACCAGCGCGCAGTGGGGGAATGTCAGCGCCTCGTCGACGGACATCGACATGCGCTTCGTCGTCCACAATCCCAACTCCTACGCGGTGCCGGTCTCGGAACTGAGCTACCGGGCGCGGATGAACGGCGTCGAGATGGGGAACGGCACCACCGAGGGACAGGGCGTGATCCCGCCCGGCGGCACCCGGACCATCGAGGCGACCACGACGCTGAACAACCAGCACATCGACGAGTGGTGGGTGAGCCACCTGGAGAACGAACAGGTGACGCAGCTCCGCATCGACTTCTCGGCGCGGGTCGAACTCCCCACGGGGACGGTGGAGGTGCCGCTCGACCCGCTGACCTACACCCGGACCATCGAGACTGACATCTTCGACAACAAGCCGGACGACGACTCGGGCGGAAACGGGACGGCGACGCCCGATGGGACGGCCACGCCCGATGGGACGGCCACGCCCACGCCCACACCGAGCGACGACGACGACGGCCTCCTCGGCGGGGACGGAACCGCGACGCCCACCCCGAGCGACGGCGGGACGGCGACTCCAACTCCGGGCGACGACGGCACGACGACTCCAACTCCGGGCGACGACGGCACGACGACTCCAACTCCGGGCGACGACGGTCCACTCGACGGCGGGGAGGACACCGCGACGCCGACGCCCACGGACGACGCGACCCCCACGCCGACGCCCACGGACGACGACGGCGGCCTGCTCTCCGTCGAGGAGCCGGGAGCGGTCGCGGGAACGCGTTGA
- a CDS encoding phosphate signaling complex PhoU family protein: METRKVQRLGPSTLAMTLPAEWAKEHNVEKGDEVSLRMGGKGTLTVLPESASTEGSEATIHADNLDSGALERAIVAQYVLGRRVIHIEKSEGALESEHINAVYRAETQLMGLGVIEETPERIAIRCSVDPEDFTLDNLLERLENTGSTMRGESVKALAHGNADLAERALNRERQANKIFVLLLRLIFMAYQNPNLARAVGLESGFPLIGYRSVAKNLELTADNAEDIGNIALDAKNNTLDVDSSTMRAVREFTDQVDEITATAVEAVVERDYDKAIAVGRMFEEISDREMELIRGLPDMPKVELLRTREVLVSLQQTAQYAMRNAEIAANLALNEESEHVTIE; the protein is encoded by the coding sequence ATGGAAACCCGAAAAGTGCAACGACTGGGACCGTCGACGCTGGCGATGACGCTCCCGGCGGAGTGGGCGAAAGAACACAACGTCGAGAAGGGGGACGAGGTGTCGCTCCGGATGGGGGGCAAGGGGACGCTGACGGTGCTCCCGGAGTCGGCAAGCACCGAGGGCTCCGAGGCGACGATTCACGCGGACAACCTGGACTCGGGGGCGCTCGAACGCGCCATCGTCGCCCAGTACGTCCTCGGGCGGCGGGTCATCCACATCGAGAAGTCGGAGGGCGCCCTCGAAAGCGAGCACATCAACGCCGTCTACCGCGCCGAGACGCAGTTGATGGGTCTCGGCGTCATCGAGGAGACGCCCGAACGGATCGCGATCCGGTGTTCGGTCGACCCCGAGGACTTCACGCTCGACAACCTCCTCGAACGACTGGAGAACACCGGCAGCACCATGCGCGGCGAGTCGGTGAAGGCCCTGGCCCACGGCAACGCGGACCTGGCCGAGCGGGCGCTGAACCGCGAGCGTCAGGCGAACAAGATATTCGTCCTCCTGCTCCGCCTGATCTTCATGGCCTACCAGAACCCGAACCTCGCCCGGGCGGTCGGTCTCGAATCCGGGTTCCCCCTGATCGGTTACCGCTCGGTGGCGAAGAACCTCGAACTCACGGCCGACAACGCCGAGGACATCGGCAACATCGCGCTCGACGCGAAGAACAACACGCTCGACGTCGACAGTTCGACGATGCGGGCCGTCCGCGAGTTCACGGATCAGGTCGACGAGATCACCGCCACGGCGGTCGAGGCCGTCGTCGAACGCGACTACGACAAGGCCATCGCAGTCGGGCGGATGTTCGAGGAGATCAGCGACCGCGAGATGGAACTCATCCGCGGCCTGCCCGACATGCCGAAGGTCGAACTCCTCCGCACGCGCGAGGTGCTGGTGAGTCTTCAGCAGACCGCGCAGTACGCCATGCGAAACGCCGAAATCGCCGCGAACCTCGCGCTCAACGAGGAGTCGGAACACGTCACCATCGAGTGA
- a CDS encoding ATP-NAD kinase family protein produces MRLGFVVNPIAGMGGRVGLKGTDGKVEEARARGADPRSPDRARRALEALADRVPGATVLTWGAPMGADLAREAGVDPEVLGEPAGEETTAADTRAAVAAFLDAGVDLVVFVGGDGTAADVADALEGTETPMLGVPGGVKVYSSVFAVSPEDAADVVASFERTERREVMDIDEDEYREGAVNPELRAVAWVPVGESLQSSKQTGSGNVESLAEGFADGVEAGVTYVLGPGSTVGAIKDALGFDGSPLGVDVWRDGEVLARDATEDEILASLGDRNVIVVSPIGGQGFVFGRGNPQLSPAVIRRCAVEVVASRAKLDDIGRLRVDTDDPELDAELRGWTRVRVGRFERRLMEIA; encoded by the coding sequence ATGCGACTCGGGTTCGTGGTCAACCCCATCGCGGGCATGGGCGGACGGGTCGGTCTGAAAGGAACCGACGGGAAGGTCGAGGAGGCACGCGCCCGGGGTGCCGACCCCCGCTCGCCGGACCGGGCGCGCCGGGCGCTCGAAGCCCTCGCCGACCGCGTCCCCGGCGCGACGGTCCTGACGTGGGGCGCGCCGATGGGCGCCGACCTAGCCCGCGAGGCGGGGGTCGACCCCGAGGTGCTGGGCGAGCCGGCAGGGGAGGAGACGACGGCGGCGGACACGCGGGCGGCGGTCGCGGCGTTTCTCGACGCCGGCGTCGACCTCGTCGTCTTCGTCGGCGGCGACGGCACCGCCGCGGACGTGGCCGACGCGCTGGAGGGGACCGAGACGCCGATGCTCGGGGTTCCGGGCGGCGTGAAGGTCTACTCCTCGGTCTTCGCCGTCTCGCCGGAGGACGCCGCCGACGTGGTCGCCTCCTTCGAGCGAACCGAGCGCCGCGAGGTGATGGACATCGACGAGGACGAGTACCGCGAGGGAGCCGTGAACCCGGAGCTTCGGGCGGTCGCGTGGGTGCCGGTCGGGGAGTCCCTGCAGTCCTCGAAACAGACCGGGAGCGGGAACGTCGAGTCGCTGGCCGAGGGGTTCGCCGACGGGGTGGAGGCGGGCGTGACGTACGTCCTCGGCCCCGGTAGCACGGTCGGCGCGATCAAGGACGCCCTCGGATTCGACGGGTCGCCGCTCGGCGTGGACGTGTGGCGCGACGGCGAGGTGCTCGCCCGGGACGCCACCGAGGACGAGATTCTGGCGTCGCTGGGCGACCGCAACGTGATCGTCGTCTCGCCCATCGGCGGCCAGGGGTTCGTCTTCGGCCGGGGGAACCCACAGCTCTCGCCGGCGGTGATCCGCCGGTGTGCGGTCGAGGTGGTCGCCTCGCGAGCGAAACTCGACGACATCGGACGGCTGCGGGTCGACACCGACGATCCGGAACTCGACGCGGAACTCCGCGGGTGGACGCGCGTGCGGGTCGGCCGCTTCGAGCGGCGCCTGATGGAAATCGCCTAA
- a CDS encoding competence/damage-inducible protein A gives MRVAVVTVGDELLSGDTVDTNASWLCDRLDDRGVSVERITTVPDRIADIARVVNEYRAEYDAVIVTGGVGPTHDDVTMDGVAAAFGREVAPNEAAEAWIDDHGDYTAADLTEGTTHLPAGARMLPNPEGVAPGAALDAVYVLPGVPDEMKAMFETVAGEFEGTRRHVEEVRTTEPESALIDRLDEVQERFDVTVGSYPGDSVRLKVIAADAGTAGDAADWLRDRVDLAAQVEQPEQGDAETGE, from the coding sequence ATGCGAGTCGCGGTCGTCACCGTCGGCGACGAACTGCTCTCCGGGGACACGGTCGACACGAACGCCTCGTGGCTGTGTGACCGCCTCGACGACCGCGGGGTGTCGGTCGAGCGGATCACCACCGTCCCCGACCGGATCGCCGACATCGCCCGCGTGGTCAACGAGTACCGCGCGGAGTACGACGCGGTGATCGTCACCGGCGGCGTCGGCCCCACCCACGACGACGTGACGATGGACGGCGTCGCGGCGGCGTTCGGTCGGGAGGTGGCCCCCAACGAGGCGGCCGAGGCGTGGATCGACGACCACGGCGACTACACGGCCGCGGACCTGACCGAGGGGACGACCCACCTCCCGGCCGGCGCGCGGATGCTCCCGAACCCCGAAGGGGTGGCGCCGGGCGCGGCCCTCGACGCCGTCTACGTCCTGCCCGGCGTCCCCGACGAGATGAAGGCGATGTTCGAGACGGTCGCCGGGGAGTTCGAGGGCACCCGGCGACACGTCGAGGAGGTTCGGACGACGGAACCGGAGAGCGCGCTCATCGACCGTCTCGACGAGGTCCAGGAGCGGTTCGACGTGACCGTCGGGAGCTACCCCGGCGACTCGGTTCGGCTGAAGGTCATCGCCGCCGACGCGGGGACGGCCGGTGACGCGGCCGACTGGCTCCGCGACCGGGTCGACCTAGCGGCGCAGGTAGAGCAACCAGAGCAGGGTGACGCCGAGACTGGCGAGTAA
- a CDS encoding DUF5803 family protein: MTRRHLLPLLGLVALVLTAGCAGLFGSQPISDEQLNEEPPSPYVWDSEVDAHITITENARFQAVYRMNDTRMELFRRDGFGGRNAIPVSAVRYRYPNGTVVTGTELVARGGSINRSRSRVAVSLPDDSPDGGGGQLAFTSSSTPKRFSLPTFVDGSYAVVLPPDRRVEVFPFGKVSPRGYEVVTDGDSRVVRWDDVTADAVSVQFYLQRDLLIFGGAAAGLAVVGAVGVLYYKRRIEELREQREELGLDVDTDDEFRDDPPPGMG; this comes from the coding sequence ATGACCCGCCGTCACCTGCTCCCGCTCCTCGGGCTCGTGGCGCTCGTCCTCACCGCGGGGTGTGCCGGCCTCTTCGGCTCACAGCCCATCTCCGACGAGCAGTTGAACGAGGAGCCGCCGTCGCCGTACGTCTGGGACAGCGAGGTCGACGCCCACATCACGATCACGGAGAACGCGCGGTTTCAGGCGGTCTACCGGATGAACGACACCCGAATGGAGCTGTTCCGCCGCGACGGCTTCGGCGGTCGGAACGCCATCCCCGTCTCGGCGGTGCGGTACCGCTACCCCAACGGAACGGTCGTCACGGGGACCGAACTGGTCGCGCGCGGCGGGTCGATCAACCGGTCGCGCTCGCGAGTGGCGGTCAGCCTCCCCGACGACTCCCCGGACGGCGGGGGCGGACAGCTCGCGTTCACCTCCTCCAGTACGCCAAAGCGGTTCAGCCTCCCGACGTTCGTCGACGGCTCTTACGCCGTCGTGTTGCCGCCGGACCGCCGCGTCGAGGTGTTCCCGTTCGGGAAGGTGAGCCCCCGCGGCTACGAGGTGGTGACCGACGGCGACAGCCGGGTCGTCCGCTGGGACGACGTGACGGCGGACGCCGTCTCGGTGCAGTTCTACCTGCAGCGCGACCTGCTGATCTTCGGCGGGGCCGCCGCCGGACTGGCCGTCGTCGGCGCGGTCGGCGTCCTCTACTACAAGCGCCGCATCGAGGAACTCCGGGAGCAACGCGAGGAACTCGGCCTGGACGTGGACACCGACGACGAGTTCCGCGACGACCCGCCGCCCGGCATGGGCTGA
- a CDS encoding DUF2110 family protein: MVVLATKCYVEGDARDRALDGMTALVDNLIGDLDVEWEVGVRHDDFVSVTVSGDDAVAARNALAEEWGAIGTGFEDGETYVGTLESWDDEGFVLDAGERIRIPAAELGLGPGSPAQIRDRFGLVQHLPMRFVAGDPPRLADAERDRLYEWTRGTGRLNVNSATRGEVRATLNRAGHARDVVTVERLGLLEQSVVTAEGTDPPGLLASVGEYLPAELKCVVP; this comes from the coding sequence ATGGTCGTCCTCGCAACCAAATGTTACGTCGAGGGCGACGCGCGGGACCGGGCGCTCGACGGGATGACGGCCCTGGTCGACAACCTGATCGGTGACCTCGACGTCGAGTGGGAGGTGGGCGTCCGCCACGACGACTTCGTCTCGGTGACCGTCTCCGGCGACGACGCGGTGGCCGCGCGCAACGCCCTGGCCGAGGAGTGGGGGGCGATCGGCACGGGCTTCGAGGACGGCGAGACGTACGTCGGCACCCTCGAATCGTGGGACGACGAGGGGTTCGTCCTCGACGCGGGCGAGCGGATCCGGATCCCGGCCGCCGAACTCGGCCTGGGGCCGGGGTCGCCGGCACAGATCCGCGACCGGTTCGGCCTCGTCCAGCATCTCCCGATGCGCTTCGTCGCCGGCGACCCGCCGCGGCTGGCGGACGCGGAGCGCGACCGGCTGTACGAGTGGACGCGCGGGACCGGCCGCCTGAACGTCAACAGCGCGACCCGGGGCGAGGTGCGAGCGACGCTGAACCGCGCCGGTCACGCCCGCGACGTCGTCACCGTCGAACGGCTGGGCCTGCTCGAACAGAGCGTCGTCACCGCCGAGGGGACGGACCCGCCGGGGCTGCTCGCCAGCGTCGGCGAGTACCTGCCCGCGGAACTCAAGTGCGTCGTCCCCTGA
- a CDS encoding transcription factor, giving the protein MAFEELLSDPVIQKYLHELVGPTGMPVAAAPPDGEVTDEELAEELGLELNDVRRALFILYENDLASYRRVRDEDSGWLTYLWTFEYENIPENLEEEMYRLLDALEERLEYERTHEFYLSEPAGIRFEFSEAMECDFQCPETGAPLEPMDNDDLIEATERRIEELRNELNVELTR; this is encoded by the coding sequence ATGGCTTTTGAGGAGCTGCTGAGCGATCCGGTGATCCAGAAGTACCTCCACGAACTCGTCGGCCCGACGGGGATGCCGGTCGCCGCCGCACCGCCGGACGGGGAGGTGACCGACGAGGAACTCGCCGAGGAACTGGGGCTCGAACTGAACGACGTTCGCCGCGCCCTCTTTATCCTCTACGAGAACGACCTCGCCAGTTACCGCCGCGTCCGCGACGAGGACTCGGGGTGGCTCACCTACCTCTGGACGTTCGAGTACGAGAACATCCCCGAGAACCTCGAAGAGGAGATGTACCGCCTCCTCGACGCCCTGGAGGAGCGACTGGAGTACGAGCGGACCCACGAGTTCTACCTCTCGGAGCCGGCGGGCATCCGCTTCGAGTTCAGCGAGGCGATGGAGTGTGACTTCCAGTGTCCGGAGACGGGTGCCCCGCTCGAACCGATGGACAACGACGACCTGATCGAGGCGACGGAGCGACGGATCGAGGAGCTTCGGAACGAACTCAACGTGGAACTCACTCGCTGA
- a CDS encoding NfeD family protein gives MVVPTSVLQAGIELGPETLPLLLIVAGLGLSIAEAMAPGAHFAVLGVALLGAGIVGLLLGPVAGPLVLAVLVLLFGGLALAGYRRFDFYGDSGTGQTSDSSSLRGRTGRVTERVTPRSGEVKLDRGGFNPNYSARSMDGEIPVGAEVLVVDPGGGNVLTVASLDDVEDDIDAELARGRAEAAAESEESREPDEESERA, from the coding sequence ATGGTCGTCCCGACGAGCGTCCTCCAGGCGGGGATCGAACTCGGCCCCGAGACGCTGCCGCTGTTGCTGATCGTCGCGGGGCTCGGCCTCTCCATCGCGGAGGCGATGGCACCGGGAGCGCACTTCGCGGTCCTCGGGGTGGCCCTCCTGGGTGCCGGCATCGTGGGCTTGCTCCTCGGACCGGTCGCCGGCCCGCTCGTGCTCGCCGTCCTCGTCCTCCTGTTCGGGGGGCTGGCGCTCGCGGGGTACCGACGGTTCGACTTCTACGGCGACTCGGGCACCGGCCAGACCAGCGACTCCAGTTCGCTCCGCGGCCGGACGGGGCGGGTGACCGAGCGGGTGACCCCGCGAAGCGGCGAGGTGAAACTCGACCGCGGGGGGTTCAACCCCAACTACAGCGCCCGCTCGATGGACGGCGAGATTCCCGTGGGCGCGGAGGTGCTGGTGGTCGACCCCGGCGGCGGCAACGTCCTCACGGTCGCCTCCCTCGACGACGTGGAGGACGACATCGACGCCGAACTGGCGCGGGGGCGCGCGGAGGCGGCGGCCGAGTCGGAGGAGTCGCGCGAGCCCGACGAGGAGTCCGAGCGGGCGTGA
- a CDS encoding DUF7312 domain-containing protein — MSALSEEDRDDDESQWRFAVDEVGEDAETPGSEPIEPGTPTLENSLFVLVGVTLSLLIFYVALGSL, encoded by the coding sequence ATGAGCGCACTCTCGGAGGAGGACCGCGACGACGACGAGTCCCAGTGGCGGTTCGCCGTCGACGAGGTGGGCGAGGACGCCGAAACGCCCGGTTCGGAGCCCATCGAGCCCGGCACGCCCACGCTCGAGAACAGCCTCTTCGTCCTGGTCGGCGTGACGCTCTCCTTGCTGATCTTCTACGTCGCCCTCGGGAGCCTGTGA
- the pyk gene encoding pyruvate kinase, with translation MRRAKIVCTLGPASDDRSTIRELADAGMSVARLNASHGTPEDRAAVIERVHAVDAAIDDPLSVMLDLQGPEVRTAPLEDPIDLPTDSTVRFVEGDTATPEEIGLSYSLGAVDAGDRVLLDDGRIETRVEEVDGDVVTARVVSGGELGSRKGVNVPGVELDFDVVTEGDRRDIEVAVEGEADFVAASFVRDADDVLAVTDAIENLGGDIPVVSKIERAGAVENIDEIVEASYGVMVARGDLGVECPLEDVPMVQKRIIHSAQDAGVPVITATEMLDSMVTSRRPTRAEASDVANAVLDGTDAVMLSGETAIGDHPVRVVETMDRIVRQVEASDEYVETTEGRVPAAAEGSQTEALARAARYLARDLGAAAIVAVSESGYTARVTSKFRPNVPVVATTPRDRVRRQLALSWGVDAQYAAYREDIEGMIDAAVDAAIDAGAAESGDTVVVLSGMMTELEGTNTTNTLKVHVASETVATGRNVVSGRVAGPVFRCPDGDLSDAPAGAIVVLPADFDGQFSGDTGRIGGIVDARPGMTSYAAMIARERGVPMVSGAPLPDEVAEGTTVTVHADRGVVYDGDVTPREHQR, from the coding sequence ATGCGACGGGCAAAGATCGTCTGCACGCTGGGTCCCGCCTCCGACGACCGGTCGACGATCCGCGAACTCGCGGACGCGGGGATGTCCGTGGCGCGCCTCAACGCGAGTCACGGCACCCCCGAGGACCGCGCGGCGGTGATAGAGCGGGTCCACGCGGTCGACGCCGCCATCGACGACCCGCTCTCGGTGATGCTCGACCTCCAGGGACCGGAGGTCCGGACCGCGCCCCTCGAGGACCCCATCGACCTGCCGACCGACTCGACGGTTCGGTTCGTCGAGGGGGACACGGCGACGCCGGAGGAGATCGGCCTCTCTTACTCCCTCGGCGCCGTCGACGCCGGCGACCGCGTCCTCCTCGACGACGGCCGGATCGAGACGCGGGTCGAGGAGGTCGACGGGGACGTCGTCACCGCCCGGGTCGTCTCGGGCGGCGAACTCGGGAGCCGCAAGGGGGTGAACGTCCCCGGCGTCGAACTCGACTTCGACGTGGTGACCGAGGGGGACCGCCGCGACATCGAGGTCGCGGTCGAGGGCGAGGCGGACTTCGTGGCGGCGAGTTTCGTCCGCGACGCCGACGACGTCCTCGCCGTGACCGACGCCATCGAGAACCTCGGCGGCGACATCCCGGTCGTCTCGAAGATCGAGCGGGCGGGCGCGGTCGAGAACATCGACGAGATCGTCGAGGCCTCCTACGGCGTGATGGTCGCCCGCGGCGACCTGGGCGTGGAGTGCCCGCTGGAGGACGTCCCGATGGTGCAAAAGCGGATCATCCACAGCGCCCAGGACGCGGGCGTGCCGGTCATCACCGCGACGGAGATGCTGGACTCGATGGTCACCTCCCGGCGGCCGACCCGCGCGGAGGCCTCCGACGTCGCGAACGCCGTCCTCGACGGCACCGACGCGGTGATGCTCTCCGGGGAGACGGCCATCGGCGACCACCCCGTTCGGGTCGTCGAGACGATGGACCGCATCGTCCGCCAGGTGGAGGCGAGCGACGAGTACGTCGAGACGACCGAGGGGCGGGTGCCCGCGGCGGCCGAGGGGTCCCAGACCGAGGCGCTGGCGCGGGCGGCGCGGTATCTCGCCCGCGACCTCGGTGCCGCGGCCATCGTCGCCGTCTCGGAGTCGGGGTACACGGCGCGGGTGACCTCGAAGTTCCGGCCGAACGTCCCCGTCGTCGCGACGACGCCGCGCGACCGCGTGCGCCGACAGCTCGCGCTCTCGTGGGGCGTCGACGCCCAGTACGCCGCCTACCGCGAGGACATCGAGGGGATGATCGACGCCGCCGTCGACGCCGCCATCGACGCCGGCGCCGCCGAGAGCGGCGACACCGTCGTCGTCCTCTCGGGGATGATGACGGAACTGGAGGGGACCAACACCACGAACACCCTGAAGGTCCACGTCGCCTCCGAGACGGTCGCCACGGGGCGGAACGTGGTCAGCGGGCGCGTCGCCGGTCCCGTGTTCCGGTGTCCGGACGGCGACCTCTCGGACGCCCCGGCGGGCGCCATCGTCGTCCTCCCGGCGGATTTCGACGGGCAGTTCTCGGGCGACACCGGCCGCATCGGCGGCATCGTCGACGCCCGGCCGGGCATGACGAGCTACGCCGCCATGATCGCACGGGAGCGCGGCGTGCCGATGGTCAGCGGGGCGCCGCTGCCCGACGAGGTGGCCGAGGGCACGACGGTGACGGTCCACGCCGACCGCGGCGTCGTCTACGACGGCGACGTGACGCCGCGGGAACACCAGCGGTAG
- the metG gene encoding methionine--tRNA ligase — MSHEEFPTDRPAVVTCGLPYANGDLHIGHLRTYVGGDVYARALRKLGQETAFVSGSDMHGTPVAVNAEEAGVSPEEFALDWHEAYEATFPKFGVDFDNYGHTHDATNVELTTEIVEALDANGHIYEKEIMVAYDPAEDQSLPDRYVEGTCPYCGARARGDECDEGCGRHLEPGEIEDPRSTITGNPAEYREQTHKFFRVSAFQDYLSEFIDRLEGTANAKNQPREWIEGELRDWCITRDMDWGIDYPGEEDLVLYVWVDAPIEYVSSTKQYSERVGPGVFDWEEAWKDDGEVVHVIGRDIIQHHTVFWPAMLRGADYGEPRAVMASGFITLNGKGFSTSRNRAVWADEYLDEGFDPDLLRYYLATNGGFQQDVDFSWERFRERVNNELVGTVGNFAYRSLLFAHREFGGTPDADLSPEVRDRIEEAIDDFTAAVNDYSVRDAGDAAVSLAAFGNEYIQQNEPWNLVDDDPEAAARVLRDCVQVSKAVAVLFAPVAPGTCERLWSQVGGEGSVHDVTVDAALEPPAAEFGEPDELYEKIPEERVEELNAKLQERVEAAEEGSEAADAAAEGADEEDAEDAEDAEDLEPLEPDRIGFEEFQDLDMRVGEVVSAEGIEGADKLARLVVDIGVEERQIVAGIKQLHDLDSLPGTRVIVLANLERAELFGVESNGMVLAAGEEADLLTTVADAVPGERVR; from the coding sequence ATGAGTCACGAGGAGTTCCCCACGGATCGACCGGCGGTGGTGACCTGTGGGTTGCCCTACGCCAACGGCGACCTGCACATCGGCCACCTGCGAACGTACGTCGGCGGGGACGTCTACGCCCGCGCCCTGCGCAAACTCGGTCAGGAGACGGCCTTCGTCTCCGGGTCGGACATGCACGGCACCCCCGTCGCGGTCAACGCCGAGGAGGCGGGCGTCTCCCCCGAGGAGTTCGCCCTCGACTGGCACGAGGCCTACGAGGCGACGTTCCCGAAGTTCGGCGTCGACTTCGACAACTACGGCCACACCCACGACGCGACGAACGTCGAGTTGACGACCGAAATCGTGGAGGCGCTGGACGCGAACGGTCACATCTACGAGAAGGAGATCATGGTGGCCTACGATCCCGCCGAGGATCAGTCGCTCCCCGACCGGTACGTCGAGGGGACCTGCCCCTACTGCGGGGCGCGGGCCCGCGGCGACGAGTGCGACGAGGGCTGTGGTCGCCACCTCGAACCCGGCGAGATCGAGGACCCCCGGAGCACCATCACCGGCAATCCGGCGGAGTACCGCGAGCAGACCCACAAGTTCTTCCGCGTCTCGGCGTTCCAGGACTACCTCTCCGAGTTCATCGACCGCCTCGAAGGCACCGCGAACGCGAAGAACCAGCCCCGCGAGTGGATCGAGGGGGAACTCCGCGACTGGTGTATCACCCGCGACATGGACTGGGGGATCGACTACCCCGGCGAGGAGGACCTCGTCCTCTACGTCTGGGTCGACGCCCCCATCGAGTACGTCTCCTCGACGAAGCAGTACAGCGAGCGCGTCGGTCCCGGCGTCTTCGACTGGGAGGAGGCGTGGAAGGACGACGGCGAGGTGGTCCACGTGATCGGCCGCGACATCATCCAGCACCACACCGTCTTCTGGCCCGCCATGTTGCGCGGCGCCGACTACGGCGAACCCCGCGCGGTCATGGCGAGCGGGTTCATCACCCTCAACGGCAAGGGCTTCTCCACCTCGCGGAACCGCGCCGTCTGGGCCGACGAGTACCTCGACGAGGGGTTCGATCCGGACCTCCTCCGCTACTACCTCGCGACCAACGGCGGCTTCCAGCAGGACGTGGACTTCTCGTGGGAGCGCTTCCGCGAGCGCGTCAACAACGAACTCGTCGGGACGGTGGGCAACTTCGCGTACCGCTCCCTGCTTTTCGCCCACCGAGAGTTCGGCGGGACGCCCGACGCGGACCTCTCGCCCGAGGTTCGCGACCGGATCGAGGAGGCGATCGACGACTTCACCGCCGCCGTCAACGACTACTCGGTGCGGGACGCGGGCGACGCCGCCGTCTCGCTCGCGGCCTTCGGCAACGAGTACATCCAGCAAAACGAGCCGTGGAACCTCGTCGACGACGACCCCGAGGCGGCGGCGCGGGTACTCCGGGACTGCGTGCAGGTCTCGAAGGCCGTCGCCGTCCTCTTTGCCCCCGTCGCGCCCGGAACCTGCGAGCGCCTGTGGTCGCAGGTCGGCGGCGAGGGGTCGGTCCACGACGTGACCGTCGACGCCGCGCTCGAACCTCCCGCGGCCGAGTTCGGCGAACCCGACGAACTCTACGAGAAGATCCCCGAGGAGCGGGTCGAGGAGCTCAACGCGAAGCTCCAGGAGCGCGTCGAGGCCGCCGAGGAGGGAAGCGAGGCGGCGGACGCCGCCGCCGAGGGCGCCGACGAGGAGGACGCGGAGGACGCGGAGGACGCGGAGGACCTCGAACCCCTCGAGCCCGACCGGATCGGGTTCGAGGAGTTCCAGGACCTCGACATGCGGGTCGGGGAGGTCGTCTCGGCCGAGGGGATCGAGGGCGCGGACAAACTCGCCCGCCTCGTCGTCGACATCGGCGTCGAGGAGCGACAGATCGTCGCCGGCATCAAGCAGCTCCACGACCTCGACTCGCTGCCGGGGACCCGGGTGATCGTGCTGGCGAACCTGGAGCGGGCGGAACTGTTCGGCGTCGAGTCCAACGGGATGGTGCTCGCTGCGGGCGAGGAGGCCGATCTGCTGACGACGGTCGCGGACGCGGTGCCCGGCGAGCGGGTGCGGTAG